One Verrucomicrobiota bacterium genomic window carries:
- a CDS encoding sugar phosphate isomerase/epimerase produces the protein MAQTIYHASVEGAQHGGKGLEGFLDFAKKSGARGAQPSNYMLNGGKLFRPVQEIRDAFTSRGLVLDGISAHCPFWVHTSAWTGTKSGHPFIGPDVAKQSPEQVEKWHENYLLKLMDIAAELGVKIMPMFWGVSHGWELATGYPWGFWAGPDPKVKSGKYDLLAEGNDRFVKKTAKLRKHANSLGIKLCHEIHPGTAAMCADDFNLLVKICNDDPCLGVNADPSHCWEGEDWETRFRKVANRVYACHVKNFVIRGGVPLRKMDGHWPNRAMQFTDLPSGELNMVRYAEMLVDIGYPRRYCAAMGRKTAPLIVEAESAYRDLDAASSNGIAYVRDHLCFPLATGSFEEGMGA, from the coding sequence ATGGCACAGACCATCTACCACGCAAGCGTTGAAGGTGCGCAACATGGCGGCAAGGGCCTTGAAGGCTTCCTCGACTTTGCCAAGAAGTCCGGCGCGCGCGGCGCCCAGCCCAGCAACTACATGCTCAACGGCGGCAAGCTCTTCCGCCCCGTCCAGGAAATCCGCGACGCCTTCACCTCGCGCGGACTTGTGCTCGACGGCATCTCGGCACACTGCCCGTTTTGGGTCCATACCAGCGCGTGGACGGGCACCAAATCCGGCCATCCTTTCATCGGCCCGGACGTCGCCAAGCAGTCCCCCGAACAAGTCGAGAAATGGCACGAGAACTACCTCCTCAAGCTGATGGACATCGCCGCGGAACTTGGCGTGAAGATCATGCCCATGTTCTGGGGCGTCTCGCACGGGTGGGAACTTGCCACCGGCTATCCGTGGGGTTTCTGGGCGGGACCTGACCCAAAGGTGAAGTCCGGCAAATACGACCTGCTCGCCGAGGGCAATGACCGCTTCGTCAAAAAAACGGCCAAGCTCCGCAAGCACGCGAATTCGCTCGGCATCAAGCTCTGCCACGAAATCCACCCCGGCACCGCCGCGATGTGCGCGGACGACTTCAACCTGCTCGTCAAGATTTGCAACGACGACCCCTGCCTCGGCGTCAATGCCGACCCCTCGCACTGCTGGGAAGGCGAGGATTGGGAGACGCGCTTTCGCAAGGTCGCCAACCGCGTCTACGCCTGCCACGTGAAGAACTTCGTCATTCGCGGCGGCGTGCCGCTGCGCAAGATGGACGGCCACTGGCCGAACCGCGCGATGCAATTCACCGACCTGCCGAGCGGCGAACTCAACATGGTCCGCTACGCCGAGATGCTTGTGGACATCGGGTATCCCCGCCGCTACTGCGCCGCGATGGGCCGGAAGACCGCGCCGCTCATTGTCGAGGCCGAGAGCGCGTATCGCGACCTCGATGC